acaaaagcaaatttttaataaaagtaactaaaaatcttgttttttttttttttttttatattagcgttgcgcttccggcttttaagatgttccccggcagcggcgccaaaaatacttgatgtcaaagcagaggggtataaaatactattaaattttagcaggaaatactattaaatacgatacaattttacacaagatatttatttatttatagaatggatatacttaaaccttgctacaacacttataggcagtgtacctaatcgtacagtagtgtagtttttagtaagtccggttcgttccacagggaaatctttaaacaaagctcaacgctatattagtttacttttataaaaatacaaatatatatataagtgatattattattataaaggggggtttttaccgtttaatgaccggtttgtcgattttaaaactttagtcgcagttaaaacctaatgtaaaatataaaataaatacaagactttaaattaaagcgtaaagtaaataacgataatgaaattgcgaataataaaaatgcgataaaattaaattgcgataattaaaagtacgataattaaaagtgcgattaaataaaataacaataaataaaagtgcgataattagaagtgcaattaaatataaaataaaggaaattaaatatgaaataaaagaattatgcttatttaaacttccgtaatcatgatgtttgacgtgttgattttagttttatgcccatgggttaattgtcctttgtcctggattattcaatatgtccgtctggtttttgtccataacagtccatcagtcataaatataaattgcaagtgtccttgtcaaattattattatacccgaagataaatattccaactaattggggattcgaattgtaacaaggttttaatactttgtttaatgaatacaccaggttatcgactgcgtgtaaaccaaggttttactactttgttaacaattacaccaattacccttgaatgtaatttcacccctgttttaattattctagtggctattaatccattcccgtgtccggttaaatgaacgattattcgtacatataaataccccgcccatcgtgtccgatcgagtgtatatggtaatttatagggacgcccaattgtaaatctttatattaacattaacaaactttcatttagttaaacaaatataaagcccattaatagcccatagcctagtttccacaagtgtcgttcttttatccaaaccccaattatggtacaaagcccaattacccaattttagtaattagcccaacatcatgattacttcgttttaaataagcataataataacttagctacgagacattaatgtaaaaaggttgaacataacttacaatgattaaaaatagcgtagcgttacacggacagaatttcgacttacacccttacaacattcgctaacatacccttattattagaattataattaaaattaaaatataaattataaatataaatatatattacttcgtatgaatgagaaaaaaaatgatgatatttttgatcagaattcgggttgatttatagccagacttgatttttggggctccgcgactcgcggccaaatacccttaaaactccgcgagtcgcggagaggtatttacagtttacacccttggagtttcctgctgccgacggttttaaatatatatatataatatatatataattaatataattaattatatattatattatatttatatatatagttaacttgtaatttttagtccgttgcgtcgagcgttaagaattgactctggtcccggttccggattttcgaacgtcctcgcgtacaatttaatatcttgtactttgcgttttgaatcttgtactcttgtgattttgagacgtttcttatcaataattggaacctttttgattgtcttttgttcttttgagctttttggtcgtttgcgtcttcaaatcgtcgaatctgtcttttgtcttcaccttttattatttaaacgaatatcacttgtaaatagaacaattgcaactaaaagcttgtctttcttgaggaataatgctatgaaatatatgttcgtttttagcattatcaagaattccggatttgaaaaaggtagaacttgggttttgcgaaccatgtgtatatgggaagcaaaagaaggtgacctttgggaaatcagggaatgcacataagttggagaaattggagctcgttcatacggatgtgtttggtccaaccaatgtagaatcacatggaggttctcgctattatgtcaccttcattgacgactccactcgaaaggtatgggtttattttcttaaagctaaatccgatgtatttaatacttttgtgaagtggaaagctatggtagaaaatgaaactaacttgaaagtcaagagcttgaagtcggataatggaggggaatatggtagtcttgagtttaaagaccattgtgcaaagctcggtattagaatgttgaaaacggtactggagacaccgcaacacaatggggtcgccgaacgtatgaatcgtacgttaaatgaaaggctaagagtatgagactacatgccggtttgcctaaaatgttttgggcagatgcggttaacacggcggcttatttgataaataggggaccctcaacaccgttgggtttccgaattcccgaggaagaatgacaaggcaagaaggtgagttatggtcaccttaggatctttgggtgtagtgcatatgtgaagaccaaagatgcggataaagacaagcttgaagctaagtcaaagaagtgtattttcataggctacgggtcggatgaaatgggctatcgttgttgggacaacgaagctagaaaagtaattcgttcgcgagatgttacttttgatgaagattcggtctatggcaaaccagaaacggggagtcctaaaccgagtcaagttacttttgacgatgtttctattgatgatcttgcaggttctagtgggagtttgggaaacaatgaattgccgaataacggtgaggcgtcggaaaatgctaatgatggggatgattcggaaagcggtgatgattccgaacatagtgcgagttctagtgatgaggaggacacaaatgaaaccagtccaaccattccggttactcctacaccaagacgctcgactagagtgcccaaacctaatcctaggtattctccatcagcaaactacttgctctataccgagaatggtgaacccgaaagttactttgaggcaagaaaaacaaaagaatccatacaatgggaacttgccatgaaagaagagatgggatcacttgagaagaacaagacttggtcactagtgaagttacctcatgataaaagggcattgcaaagcaaatgggtatatagaatcaagaatgagatggatggcaagaaaaggtacaaggctcgtttggtagtcaaaggctttcaacaaaaggaaggggttgactacaaagagatattttcaccggtagttaaaatgactactatccgtttggtactttctatggttgcatccgaagacttacatcttgagcaactagatgtaaaaactgcattcttacatggtgatcttgttgaagagatctacatgaggcaacccgagggctttgaggtaaagggtaaagagaagtgggtttgtaagctaaagaaaagtttgtatgggttgaagcaagcacctcggcaatggtacttgaagtttgacgagtttatgaagaagattggtttcttaagatgtgaagcggatcactgttgctacttgaagaaattcaagtcttcttacataatcttattgttgtatgttgatgacatgttacttgcaggttcaaacatgtccgaaattaacaagttgaagggattactttctcgagaattcgagatgaaagatcttggcggtgctaggcaaatacttggcatgagtattgtgcgtgatcgtttgaagggtactctatacttgtctcaatccaaatatattgagaaagtagtagagaggttcaacatggaagattcaaaggcccgttctatgcctttgggaagcaccttaaagttatcgaaaagtcaatcaccaaagacggaaagagacaagaaggatatggaaaaggttccatatgcatcggccgtgggtagtattatgtatgccatggtttgtacaagacccgatattgctcaagcagtgggagttgtaagtcgttatatgtctaatccgggaaaagagcattgggaagcggtcaaatggttgcttcgttatttgaaaggtacttctaatatgggattgtgtttctccaaaaacaatctcatacttagaggttatgcggatgctaatttgggtggatgtgatgattcggggaaaagcactacgggttatgttttcataatggggaagacggcgattagttggttatctcgattgcaaaagagtgttgctttgtcaaccaccgaagccgaatacatggctattgcggaagcttctaaagagctagtgtggttgaagaacttcttaggtgagttgggtaaaagacaagactattgcgtcttgtattgtgataatcaaagtgcggttcatcttgggaagaatcgggtatttcatagtcgaacgaaacacatcaagataaggtatcatttcattcgacaacatataaatgatggcactttattcttggagaaaatccttggtaagaagaatcctgccgatatgtttactaaggtggttacgacggagaaattgaggttttgcattacctcaattggtcttctcatgaattgatgagagaagaccccagctagagatgtgaatggtgttacaagtttaacaagtagtattgaagaccttttatcgaaagtctactcatccgaagaatgtgttgagcgtgcgtgtcccaaatggtatttggcggtaatcgaaggtggtttaatgttcttggttaattcattgatatgattggagttttgttcaaagtctccaagtgggagatttgttagattatggagacatttatacaaaacgagaagAAAAAAAGCTGTtccaacacttgcacggattttgcagatttcgggaagcgtgaagcagtcaaatgcggcgcatcttgacatggatgcggcgcattcatagagcaaaatagtccgagagttattgatgcggagcattgagctgatatggcgcatcaggggtcagatgcggcgcatcaccatctcgatgcggcgcatcgagtgttggtacatgaatctggaacgtgaaaagcaagtgatgcggcgcatcacacatcagatgcggcgcatctggtatctggcagcaagttggcaagttgcaacctttacatccgagcatgctttggcctcctttcactttaggtgcaaagttaatcactttacacctaaaattagggctgtgatcatgccattacaaggtggaaagcatggctagttggtaaacaagatgattacttgtcatgatgaagattcctagctagttgtcatggtgttcttgttttctcctatatatagaactcattgtatgcatTTGTAACATACCAAATACATATTCTcagtaataaacactctctagttggtccgtggactaaagcaatcacaccgattgcatataaccacgttatatcttgtgtcgttcttactttttcgcatttattatctttcgttcattaagtgggtttgagtgatcttgatagaatcactactcggctagtagtcttgtagaattactagtgttgtttgggtcctaatatcctaacaacacATTACCAAGAAGGACATAAGTTCCACAGTCATCATAATCATCTATCTCCAAACCTTCAACGTGTTTAATCAAACGTTCTAATCTATAAGTATCCCCATGAACTTTACAACCCCATATCAAAGATCTCCACAAAACAGCATCGGGCTCAACAGGCATCAATTTGATAAACTTTTCTGCATCATCTAGTCGTCCAGCTCGAGCAAGCAAGTCAACCACACACCCGTAATGCTGCACTGTCGGTCTAAATTTATATACTTTCTTGATTTTATCAAAATACGATAAACCTTCATCAATCCAGCCCATGTTCCTACAAGCCGATAATACAGCAGTCATTGTCTTCTCATCGGGCTTTAAATCACACCTCTCCATACGTTCAAACAACTCAATCGCTTCCTTACACCGCCCATGGCTTGCAAGGCCCGATATCATCGCGGTCCAAACATAAACATCTTTGTTCCCAGATTTAAAGCAGATTGGTGTAGTAGTCGTGAAAATATAGGAAAATGGGTCGTGTCGGGTTTGGTTGGCCCAGTCACTTTAGGTGTGTGTGGCATTTGCTTCGAGTGTAAAACAACGCACTTCAACAAGGGCCAAAGTGGCCTCAAAAAATTTAATGTTTATGCGTTGGTCACCTAATGCAGTGTAGTGGGCATAAAAGCATAACTACAACCCTAACAGGCCAAAAGGATAAAAATTATACTTGAATTCATGCCGGTTAAGATAAagttcatatatgtatatatacagcgAATAAGAAAGATTATTCAACCCAAGAAAGAAGGAAAGATAATTCCACCCTTCTAAAGTGGATCACGTTAAAACTTCACATAACAATTTAGCTCATAGGAAGTTTTATTAAATCTGCAAAAAGCTCCACAAATAGGGGATGGATTGAAGAAAGTAGTCTTTTTGGTCTCTTTTCGTAGGTAATGTCATTCTAAGGTGGTAGAATTGCTAATCGAGTAGAGTTTTTAATAATACGATAATGGTTAAGCCACTTGGTTTTGATTTACGTTGTTTTTATTATATAACAAGATATATTGTAGACATGAACTATGATAGTGGAACAACTAACCTATTACTAGAAAAGAAATGATGTAGTAGTCTCTCAATATGCAAAAGTTCGGTTTGAAAGTCAGTGGCGGAGACAAGGGGGGACTGGGTGGTGCTCAGCTACCCTCAACAACCCAAGTTTAGCCATTGCTATTCAATAAATTTAATGCAAGTTGCATTAGTTTGAGATGATTTAAtgttagaaatatcattgttattattgaaAACTAGTAGAAGAGAAAGAAATTGGTTGAAGACCAAGAAGAAATTGGTATTATCGTTCAAAGTATGTGACCACAACGTTCATTTGTTATGATTTTATGGTTTATAAAAAAGCCGAGCCCCCCTTAACCTTAATTTCTCACTAAATATTAACCATTCATATTTTCACTTTTCAAAAACAGTTCATAGCTCATTAAAACAATTATACTACGGATTAACCAAGTATATTCTTTCTTCTTAAGGGTAAAGAGCAAATATTTATTGATTTCAGAAAGCAGTACTATTAGATGTTACCTAAGTTTCAGGAGACTAGAATCAACTCTCTGATATTTGTCACGGCATTACgcatttattatcatttattaaacAGAGAATAAAGGGCATAACGAAAGTACGTACCTTTCTCTCTAGTTTTGTGCTGAAAGATCAAAGTAATTAGCACCACCTCTTGAGTACATCTGGACGATCAAGTATACACGTCTGAAGCATAACAACGTTCATTGTGACCTATTCCTGTGTTCAAACGAGTTACAAATCATCTGTATTAGTCTGCTGCACAGAAGCGATCATTGCATTAACCCAATTACCAAAGTGATCATTGCATCGCCCCAATCACAATTCAGTCAAGAAAAAGAATCCAACAGATTATATGTAAAATTGGGAATCTATATTCTGATTTTATATGCAAAATGTACATAATAGATGAGATTAATCAGTAGTTGCAAGTGTATAAGATATGGACCTTTTCTGGTACTAATTGTTACTGTAGTACCATCATGAGCTATTAGTACCATGCTTTGTAAGTGCTTCACTAACAATAAAGGCATTAGCCATAAACTTATAACCATGAGACCATAGGAATGTGTAATCCAGCCAAAGAAATTAAGAATTTAACACAACGTCATGTAATAATCAATTTTCAATTATTGCCAAAAAAATACTTCAACATACAACCTGCATCATACAATTTTTCTAACGAAAAACATGATTTTGGAGTTCATTTTGAATCTATAGTTTGACCTTTAAAACTCTTTGTTTCACCCTCTCTCGTCTATTTTAATAGTTCCTATCACCAATAATCTCCACATGAGCACTCTCCATTCCTAAAACGATGAAAACGTATACGATCCCGAACTAATATCTCTCGTTTATAAACCCTTGAAACATGTTTCATAAAAGAGTGACAATCTTCACAAGATCTTAAATTCTTTACAATCCGAATAGTGGCCCCAGGCTCACTTTTTATCAGCCCAAATGAGACTGCAAGCTTCTCACTATGATGAAGCAATTGTGATGCTTTCTCTTCATCATCTATTTCAAGCAACACCTCCGATAATTTTGGATCATAACCGTTATCTTTTAACACCTCATCTATTTCATCCAATTTTTCATAAATACTTCCCGCCTCAACAT
The window above is part of the Rutidosis leptorrhynchoides isolate AG116_Rl617_1_P2 chromosome 1, CSIRO_AGI_Rlap_v1, whole genome shotgun sequence genome. Proteins encoded here:
- the LOC139854141 gene encoding pentatricopeptide repeat-containing protein At5g43790-like; its protein translation is MISGLASHGRCKEAIELFERMERCDLKPDEKTMTAVLSACRNMGWIDEGLSYFDKIKKVYKFRPTVQHYGCVVDLLARAGRLDDAEKFIKLMPVEPDAVLWRSLIWGCKVHGDTYRLERLIKHVEGLEIDDYDDCGTYVLLGNVLLGY